The sequence GCAGGACCGCGCCATGGCCGACAGCACGCAGCATCCCCCGGCCTTCGAGACCCACGTGGTGTCCAACCAGCCGCCGCCGTTCGCAGGGCGCGACCTGTGGGCCGACGATGTCGTCCTGCGCGAAGCGTTCAGTCGCGAGGGCGGTGCGGCATTTGCCGGGCAGGTCGCCACCTACGGTGCGCTCGCCGGCGGCGAGCTGTACCGGCTGGGCTTCGACGCCAATCGCGACCGCCCACGGCTGCGCACGCATGACGCGCAGGGGCACCGCATCGACCAGGTCGAGTTCCACCCCGCGTACCACCAGCTGATGGCCGCGGCCAAGACGCACGGCGTTGCTGGCCTGTCGTGGCAGCACGCGACGCAGCCCGGTGCACACGTCGCCCGCGCCGCGCTCAGTTACCTGCACCACCAGGCCGAGGCGGGTACCAGCTGCCCACTCACCATGACCCACGCCGCGGTCGCGGTGCTGCGCCAGCATTCGGAGCTCTCCGATTGGGCGGACAAGGCGGCCGCCCCGGTCTACGACCCGCGCGATGTGCCGATTGCCGGCAAGGCCGGCATCACCCTGGGCATGGGCATGACCGAAAAGCAGGGCGGCTCGGACGTGCGCAGCAATGCCACTGTCGCCACGCCGCGGGCCGGGGACGGCAGCTACTCGCTGGTCGGGCACAAGTGGTTCTTCTCGGCGCCGATGTCCGATGGCTTCCTGGTGCTGGCGCAGGCGCCGGGTGGCTTGAGCTGCTTCCTGCTGCCGCGACGCCTGCCCGATGGTCGTCGCAACGCGTTCCACCTGATGCGGCTGAAGGACAAGCTGGGCGACTGGTCCAACGCATCGAGCGAGGTCGAGTTCTGCGGCGCGCAGGCGTGGCGGATGGGCGAGGAGGGGCGCGGCGTG is a genomic window of Stenotrophomonas sp. Marseille-Q4652 containing:
- a CDS encoding acyl-CoA dehydrogenase family protein gives rise to the protein MADSTQHPPAFETHVVSNQPPPFAGRDLWADDVVLREAFSREGGAAFAGQVATYGALAGGELYRLGFDANRDRPRLRTHDAQGHRIDQVEFHPAYHQLMAAAKTHGVAGLSWQHATQPGAHVARAALSYLHHQAEAGTSCPLTMTHAAVAVLRQHSELSDWADKAAAPVYDPRDVPIAGKAGITLGMGMTEKQGGSDVRSNATVATPRAGDGSYSLVGHKWFFSAPMSDGFLVLAQAPGGLSCFLLPRRLPDGRRNAFHLMRLKDKLGDWSNASSEVEFCGAQAWRMGEEGRGVATIMGMVMMTRLDCMLGAAAEMRMALAQALHHARHRQSFGKRLVEHPLMANVLADLALESEAATAFALRVARAVDAAPRAPVEAAFARIATAIGKYWLCKRVVPFVNEAQECLGGAGYVEESMLPRLYRQAPLNSIWEGSGNIHCLDVLRALSREPQTLAALREELLGASGRHSVFDRFAETLLDPAEQAALHEAGARLLTERWALALQAAALLRAGSPLAESFVTSRLAVGRGQAFGTLAAATPFNDILLRALPA